The following proteins come from a genomic window of Coffea arabica cultivar ET-39 chromosome 11c, Coffea Arabica ET-39 HiFi, whole genome shotgun sequence:
- the LOC140016829 gene encoding uncharacterized protein gives MGDFNVVVGSKEKKGGRPFRFSEAESFLNFTDGAGLTDLGFFGSKFTWCNNRLGRARIWKRLDRVLVNQSWLDLGVNTSVAHLSRVSSDHSPLLVTCFLAVGGGPRSFRFLDVWRSHGDFLKVVRQAWEMECEGRSVKVLILKLKAVKHALRVWNKETFGNVTDRVREWEEQVQLLECSLEASPTEEGQQRLLQAQCDLKAALLRESRYWHQKTCIRWLKEGGANTRFFHGQFK, from the coding sequence ATGGGTGATTTTAACGTCGTTGTTGGGTCTAAGGAGAAGAAAGGAGGTCGGCCGTTTCGTTTCTCTGAGGCAGAgtcttttttaaattttactgaTGGTGCTGGCTTGACGGACTTGGGTTTCTTTGGGTCAAAGTTCACATGGTGCAATAATCGTCTAGGGAGGGCTCGAATCTGGAAGCGTCTAGATAGAGTTTTGGTAAACCAGTCATGGTTAGATCTAGGTGTTAATACCTCAGTGGCACATTTGAGTAGAGTTTCTTCGGATCATTCTCCGTTACTAGTAACTTGTTTCTTGGCTGTCGGCGGAGGTCCTCGGAGTTTCCGTTTCTTGGATGTTTGGAGGTCCCACGGTGACTTCCTTAAGGTGGTGCGTCAAGCTTGGGAGATGGAGTGTGAGGGGCGATCGGTTAAggttttgattttgaaattaaaGGCGGTGAAGCATGCGTTACGGGTATGGAACAAGGAGACATTTGGAAATGTTACTGATCGCGTCCGGGAATGGGAAGAGCAGGTCCAGTTATTGGAATGTTCATTGGAGGCAAGCCCGACGGAGGAAGGGCAACAACGGCTTCTCCAGGCGCAATGTGACCTCAAGGCAGCTCTATTGAGGGAATCTAGATATTGGCATCAAAAAACTTGTATCCGGTGGTTAAAGGAAGGTGGTGCCAATACTAGGTTCTTTCATGGCCAGTTCAAGTAA
- the LOC140016949 gene encoding S-norcoclaurine synthase 1-like → MEAKVANTRKDLGGSLPVENVQELASNNLKEIPHRYIRPELNPDEVSVDESLQIPVIDMSKLATDHVDYQNEMAELHQACKEWGFFQLINHGATIAIEKMKVVVEDFFKLPLEQKMIYAQLPNDLEGYGQAFVISEDQKLDWGGLLFLYSLPTSQRNMRFWPNNPKSQLLTFSNPSRSTLDEYSTELHKLCLSLFNLMAMNLGLDAKKISSLYEDCVQGIRVNYYPPCLQADKVIGLAPHSDATGLTLLVQVNEVQGLQIKKNSKWVPIKPIPGAIIINIGDVMEILSNGEYCSIEHRAVVLFQKERLSVAAFHSPNICVKIGPLPDLVKENGANYKTLRHEDFIRLVISRKLDGKSLLRTMKIIK, encoded by the exons ATGGaggctaaggtggccaacactaGAAAAGACCTTGGTGGTTCACTCCCTGTTGAGAATGTCCAAGAACTAGCTTCTAATAACCTGAAAGAAATCCCACATCGATACATCAGACCTGAACTTAATCCTGATGAAGTTTCAGTTGATGAATCTTTACAAATTCCAGTCATTGATATGAGCAAGCTTGCAACAGACCATGTAGATTACCAAAATGAAATGGCAGAACTTCACCAGGCATGCAAAGAATGGGGTTTCTTTCAG TTAATCAATCATGGGGCAACAATAGcaattgagaaaatgaaggtTGTCGTAGAGGACTTCTTCAAGCTGCCATTAGAGCAGAAGATGATCTATGCACAACTGCCAAATGATCTTGAAGGATATGGTCAAGCATTTGTCATATCGGAGGACCAAAAGCTCGACTGGGGTGGCCTGCTCTTCCTTTACTCCTTACCAACCTCCCAAAGAAATATGAGATTCTGGCCTAACAATCCAAAATCTCAG CTTCTAACTTTCTCTAACCCATCCAGATCAACCTTGGATGAATACTCAACTGAATTGCACAAACTCTGCTTGAGTCTCTTTAATCTCATGGCTATGAATCTTGGATTGGATGCCAAAAAAATTAGCAGCTTGTATGAAGATTGTGTTCAAGGAATAAGAGTGAATTACTACCCACCATGCTTGCAAGCAGACAAGGTTATTGGCCTTGCTCCTCACTCTGATGCCACAGGACTGACCTTATTAGTTCAAGTGAATGAAGTTCAGGGCCTACAGATCAAGAAAAACAGTAAATGGGTGCCCATTAAACCCATTCCAGGAGCCATCATCATCAACATTGGTGATGTCATGGAG ATATTGAGTAATGGGGAATATTGCAGCATTGAACATAGAGCTGTTGTGCTTTTCCAGAAAGAAAGACTTTCAGTTGCCGCATTTCACAGTCCTAATATCTGTGTAAAAATTGGTCCTCTACCTGATCTTGTGAAAGAAAATGGAGCAAATTACAAGACCTTACGGCACGAGGACTTCATAAGACTGGTTATTTCCAGGAAACTTGATGGAAAAAGCTTGCTGAGAACCATGAAAAtcattaaataa